A window from Corvus cornix cornix isolate S_Up_H32 chromosome 8, ASM73873v5, whole genome shotgun sequence encodes these proteins:
- the DMRTA2 gene encoding doublesex- and mab-3-related transcription factor A2, with protein MELRSELPSVPAAPPPVPPSSVAAAAAAAAATLPVSVAGSLLRAPPLLLRAAEKYPRTPKCARCRNHGVVSALKGHKRYCRWKDCMCAKCTLIAERQRVMAAQVALRRQQAQEENEARELQLLYGTAEGLALAAANGIIPPRPAYEVFGSVCGGGGGEGGAGASESKMQKFELFPKTLLPSRAVTPQQAGGKPLSPDGESVPGTSSPDARHGSGSENGDGESFLSSPVSKGPKEGEESPGSISPLGSDSGSEADKDEQDPSPSAGGRQRTPIDILTRVFPAHKRSVLELVLQGCGGDVVQAIEQILNNRGPEKGPEEGWARDGALQGLPPTPAAAAAHHRPLIAGAMAPAIGTLGSRSAFSPLQPNATHFGAEAGAYPLGTHLGLNPLRLAYSAHSRGLAFMTPYSTAGLMPTLGFRPPVDYAFSDLMRDRSAVHKEQVYSSGLYGPMVNNTPEKQ; from the exons ATGGAGCTGCGGTCAGAGCTGCCCAGCGTGCCCGCCGCGCCCCCCCCGGTACCCCCCAGCTCGGTGGCGGCCGCGGCGGCTGCGGCCGCGGCCACGCTGCCGGTGAGCGTGGCCGGGAGCTTGCTGCGggcgccgccgctgctgctgcgGGCGGCAGAGAAGTACCCGCGGACACCCAAGTGCGCCCGTTGCCGCAACCACGGGGTGGTGTCGGCGCTGAAGGGCCACAAGCGGTACTGCCGCTGGAAGGACTGCATGTGCGCCAAGTGCACCCTCATCGCCGAGCGCCAGCGCGTCATGGCCGCGCAGGTGGCGCTGCGCCGGCAGCAGGCGCAGGAGGAGAACGAGGCCCGcgagctgcagctgctctaCGGCACGGCCGAGGGGCTGGCGCTGGCGGCCGCCAACGGCATCATCCCGCCCCGGCCCGCGTACGAGGTGTTCGGCTCCGTctgcggcgggggcggcggcgagGGAGGCGCCGGCGCCTCAG AGTCCAAGATGCAGAAGTTCGAGCTGTTCCCCAAGACGCTGCTGCCGAGCCGCGCCGTCACCCCGCAGCAGGCGGGCGGGAAGCCCCTCTCTCCGGACGGCGAGTCCGTGCCCGGTACCTCCTCCCCAGATGCTCGCCACGGCTCGGGCTCGGAGAACGGAGACGGCGAGTCCTTCCTGAGCTCACCCGTCTCCAAAGGCCcgaaggagggggaggagagccCGGGTTCCATCAGCCCGCTGGGCTCGGACTCGGGTTCGGAGGCGGACAAGGACGAGCAGGACCCGTCGCCCTCGGCCGGCGGCCGGCAGCGGACTCCCATCGACATCCTGACGCGCGTCTTCCCGGCGCACAAGCGCAGcgtgctggagctggtgctgcagggctgcggCGGGGACGTGGTACAGGCCATCGAGCAGATCCTCAACAACCGCGGCCCGGAGAAGGGCCCCGAGGAGGGCTGGGCCCGGGACGGCGCCTTGCAGGGCCTGCCGCCCacccccgctgccgccgccgcccacCACCGGCCCTTGATCGCCGGCGCCATGGCCCCGGCCATCGGCACGCTGGGCAGCCGCTCCGCCTTCTCCCCGCTGCAGCCCAACGCCACGCACTTCGGGGCCGAGGCCGGCGCCTACCCCCTGGGCACCCACCTGGGACTGAACCCCCTGCGCCTCGCCTACTCGGCGCACAGCCGGGGACTGGCCTTCATGACCCCCTACTCCACGGCCGGGCTAATGCCCACGCTGGGGTTCCGGCCGCCCGTGGACTATGCCTTCAGCGACCTGATGCGGGACCGCTCCGCCGTGCACAAGGAGCAGGTGTACTCCAGCGGGCTCTACGGGCCCATGGTCAACAACACCCCCGAGAAGCAATAG